In Methanocorpusculum vombati, a genomic segment contains:
- a CDS encoding methionine synthase, translated as MQLPKLLPTTVVGSFPCVKGTGLSALFDPYKKAVQFAVAEQLRAGVDIISDGQVRADMVQAFVSKLPGINGNTVTGTIGISEKPITVADTRYALTQTKYVKGILTGPCTLAYALKIATPAYRNRDELVLDLAAALHSEAKFLAASGAYMIQVDEPILSTGAMDIETAKEALKIIFRDIATPSCIHTCGRLNTISSEWTRLPVDVIDFEYSVSPDNLSDISRHDLRNKKIGCGCVKSSEPEVEPVEEIEKRIRSCVEVFGAKNILIDPDCGLRMHTPEVAFAKLANMCEAARNVRAEL; from the coding sequence ATGCAGCTTCCGAAACTTCTCCCGACCACGGTTGTCGGATCTTTTCCGTGCGTGAAAGGAACCGGCCTTTCGGCACTTTTTGATCCGTATAAAAAAGCGGTACAGTTTGCGGTCGCCGAGCAGCTCCGGGCAGGCGTGGACATCATCTCCGACGGACAGGTACGGGCCGATATGGTACAGGCATTCGTCTCAAAGCTTCCGGGAATCAACGGAAACACGGTTACCGGGACAATCGGCATCTCGGAAAAACCGATTACGGTTGCGGATACCCGGTATGCTTTAACACAGACGAAGTATGTGAAAGGCATTCTGACCGGGCCGTGTACTCTTGCATATGCGCTTAAGATTGCAACACCCGCCTACCGGAACCGGGACGAGCTGGTACTGGATCTTGCGGCGGCCCTTCACTCGGAAGCGAAATTCCTTGCAGCGAGCGGCGCATACATGATTCAGGTGGACGAGCCGATCCTCTCGACCGGCGCGATGGATATTGAGACGGCAAAAGAAGCGCTCAAAATTATTTTCCGGGATATTGCAACACCGTCGTGTATTCACACATGCGGACGGCTGAATACGATCTCGTCGGAGTGGACGCGGCTGCCGGTAGATGTGATCGATTTCGAGTACTCGGTAAGCCCAGACAATCTCTCCGACATCTCGCGTCATGATCTGCGGAACAAAAAGATCGGCTGCGGATGTGTGAAGAGTTCCGAGCCGGAGGTGGAGCCGGTCGAGGAGATCGAGAAACGGATCCGATCCTGTGTGGAGGTGTTCGGCGCGAAAAATATTCTGATCGATCCCGACTGCGGCCTCCGGATGCATACGCCGGAGGTGGCGTTTGCGAAACTCGCGAATATGTGCGAGGCAGCGAGGAACGTTAGGGCTGAGCTGTAA
- a CDS encoding radical SAM protein encodes MSVRGVEIIPYFLPELSSISIHVTLIYFYCPIYYPRRIVCELTNACNLSCIMCGRNAVEFHPTQFKLEWLQKLSPLFSHSGEITLMGWGEPTIHPDFMGILKYVDQFPLKKYFCTNGMKLDDLTDAIFDYHVDIIAVSLDGSTPEMNDRIRKGDSFQKITESLRNIISIRNARGLTAPYINFVFTAMKDNYHQIPEMVDLAADIGLDEVKIVYFTSFRSDLDSQTLFNMQDDVRAVFDQAAAKADSSGIKLKLPYIQGEDPAESALHRPCYVGWRDLFIGSDGYIRPCMSTPIKFLHIDEMSTCDDLWNHPLYQSFRATVNDPGAMPESCKTCYQSSVANWNLPRSFIQHGLVFGPEWEG; translated from the coding sequence TTGTCAGTCCGTGGTGTTGAAATAATTCCTTATTTTTTGCCCGAATTATCATCAATAAGTATCCACGTCACTCTCATATATTTCTACTGCCCTATTTACTACCCAAGGAGGATTGTATGTGAGCTGACGAATGCATGCAATCTCTCGTGTATCATGTGCGGCAGAAATGCCGTTGAATTTCATCCAACCCAGTTCAAGTTAGAGTGGTTGCAAAAGTTGTCACCTCTTTTTTCTCACTCTGGAGAAATAACTTTGATGGGATGGGGTGAACCTACTATCCATCCGGACTTCATGGGGATATTGAAATACGTGGATCAGTTTCCCTTGAAGAAATATTTCTGTACAAACGGCATGAAACTTGATGATCTGACGGATGCAATTTTTGATTATCATGTGGATATCATTGCAGTCAGTCTTGACGGCTCCACTCCGGAGATGAATGACCGGATTCGTAAGGGGGATAGTTTCCAAAAGATCACCGAATCTTTGAGAAATATTATTTCCATCCGCAATGCTCGCGGTCTTACTGCTCCGTACATCAATTTTGTGTTCACCGCGATGAAAGACAACTATCATCAGATTCCGGAGATGGTTGATCTCGCGGCAGACATTGGTCTTGATGAGGTAAAGATCGTCTATTTCACCTCGTTCAGAAGTGATCTTGACTCTCAGACGCTATTCAATATGCAGGATGATGTTCGTGCTGTATTTGATCAGGCTGCCGCAAAAGCCGACTCCTCTGGTATCAAATTAAAGCTTCCCTACATTCAGGGTGAAGATCCTGCAGAGTCAGCACTTCACCGGCCCTGCTATGTTGGATGGCGTGATTTGTTTATTGGATCTGATGGTTACATCCGCCCGTGCATGTCAACTCCCATAAAATTTCTGCATATTGATGAGATGAGCACGTGTGATGATCTGTGGAATCATCCCTTGTATCAGTCATTCCGTGCGACAGTGAATGATCCCGGGGCTATGCCTGAATCCTGTAAAACCTGTTATCAGTCGTCTGTTGCCAACTGGAATCTGCCAAGATCCTTTATTCAGCACGGATTAGTGTTCGGGCCTGAGTGGGAAGGGTGA
- a CDS encoding FkbM family methyltransferase: protein MTCEYIVGCRNSRAEQSRAEQSRAEQSRAEPIETYYQSLKTSKTENSGIRFGQWCTSAWNKCPFRHSRCATSVLYKLRRIVYGKRDQQVGYGGSYKILEHEKEYKKLYDLLSDEKSRKTLMCILRYRITGDFELLHAESDFIFNQYFDKNIMQFTDSEVFVDCGGFVGDTTEMFISRIRNFSKIYLYEPEKGNYEKASHYLSTWEGEVFDKIVLRNAGVGKERASLKISSGGSGSHISQSGDQEVQITSLDDDINEPVTFIKMDIEGFELDALTGAKNHIIMEKPKLAICVYHKPDDLWQIPEYILQLNPSYKLYLRQYKAGDGNNAWESVLYAV from the coding sequence TTGACATGTGAGTATATTGTAGGATGTCGCAACAGCAGAGCAGAGCAGAGCAGAGCAGAGCAGAGCAGAGCAGAGCAGAGCAGAGCAGAGCCTATAGAAACCTATTATCAATCTCTCAAAACATCAAAAACTGAAAATAGTGGTATTCGTTTTGGACAATGGTGTACAAGCGCATGGAATAAATGTCCCTTCAGGCATTCTCGATGCGCCACCTCTGTTTTGTATAAACTCAGACGAATAGTGTATGGTAAAAGAGATCAGCAGGTTGGCTATGGTGGTTCTTACAAAATACTGGAACATGAGAAAGAGTACAAGAAACTGTATGATCTTCTCAGTGATGAAAAATCTCGAAAAACCCTGATGTGCATTCTGCGATATAGAATCACCGGAGATTTTGAACTGCTCCATGCTGAGAGTGATTTCATATTCAACCAGTACTTCGACAAGAACATTATGCAGTTCACTGACAGTGAAGTTTTTGTGGACTGTGGCGGATTTGTTGGAGATACTACTGAGATGTTTATCAGCCGGATACGAAATTTTTCAAAAATCTATCTCTATGAACCAGAAAAAGGGAACTATGAAAAGGCATCCCACTATCTCTCAACATGGGAAGGAGAAGTATTTGATAAAATTGTTTTGAGAAATGCGGGTGTCGGAAAAGAAAGAGCATCACTCAAGATATCATCAGGAGGTTCAGGATCTCATATCTCACAGTCAGGAGATCAAGAGGTTCAGATAACTTCTCTTGACGATGATATCAATGAACCTGTCACGTTCATCAAAATGGATATCGAAGGATTTGAACTGGATGCTCTGACGGGAGCAAAAAATCATATCATAATGGAAAAACCAAAACTCGCAATCTGTGTGTATCACAAACCCGACGATCTCTGGCAGATTCCCGAATACATCCTGCAATTAAATCCGTCATACAAACTCTATCTCCGGCAGTACAAAGCGGGTGATGGAAACAATGCGTGGGAATCAGTATTGTATGCGGTTTAA